CCCGGGCCTTGATGcctgtggctcagtcacttagccTCTGACTCTGGGCTGTGGCTCGGGTCGTGgcctcagcaccctgggatcccgccctggcAGGCCCTGCGCTTGGGGCCCAGTCTGCTTCAGGAGCCtgggtctccctctcccctccctgctctctgcctgtctcttacaCAAACAAGACAAACTATCCGATAAAGAAACAATCTTAgaggataaatgttcaaaaaagttTGGATCAGTACAAGGacctcaagagacacagagagacagagaccgagagagacagacacacagacagagggagaagcagccctggtgcagagagcccgaggcgggactcgatcccgggcctgcggggtcagggcctgggcggaaggcaggcgctaaacccctgggcgACCAGGCCGCCCCTGAAGGCTCTGCTCTGGTATTCCTACACCTCTGTGCAcagggactctgcatctggcccaggcaggggcagggccctggggcaagtgtggggagcaggggaatgcagactcatgtgggagcaggagtgtaggggggagcccaggggagtagcaggctggcttctgggacccGGGGCCCTTCGTGCCGCATCGGGGACCCGGGTGTCGGGGGTGCCCCGGCCCCTGCACTCATTTGAGCCCGCGCTGGCCTCTGTTAGCTGCGCAGGGCACTTCCCAGTTCCTCGAGGCGGTGGGGCAGAGCACCCCTTCCTCCCGCTCGCGCCCCCTGTCCCGGGTGGAGCTCTGTGGAGACAGTGcccggcagccaggcaggaggcctcagcgccCGGTCCGGCCGCCTCGGCTGGGCCGCACCCCCAGCGGCCCCCATCCAGACACAGCACAGCGCAGgcggcacccccctcccccaaggagaGCAAAGGGATCGGCTGCAGGGCCTCGGGGGGACTCTTACTCGGCGGGTAAGAGGACCTCAGGAGCCCTGTTTGCACCCTGCCCACCTTGACctcagggtgaccctgaagggatcACCGGGGAACCTGCCGCCCTGCAATGTCCCCCAGCCTGGATGcacctgcccacacatccctgtTTCCCGGAAGctgaagaggaggggatggggccacccaggatggctggcacagggggcctggcctggcctgctctgGCTTACCTGACGGCGCCTCCTGATAAACGCCCTGAGGCGTTGGTTTTTATGCTGGAGCCAAAGCCTACAGCATTGGAACAAGCGGcacccctggggttcctgggagccagagcccccagaGGTGGGCCGGCAGCAGGAGAACATCTTCCAGGAGCGgatgtctccagccaagtgagcctgaggtggggctgcacTAGATGCGGTTGCCTGGTCACGGGGGTTCCAagttctgttgggctctgtgtcaCGGGAGTGACCTCACTtcctgggaccccctccctgacccccacctgatcctggggacccgagattgagtcccccctcaggctccctgcatgtgtctctgcctctctccccgtgtgtctctcataaataaataaaaatcagtatacaccacattttctttatccatttacctttgatggacatctgagttgCTCCCAGCCCTTGGCTATGATAAAGAATGCTTCTATGAGGATGGAGGTCTCTTGgcgaccctgctttcaattcttttgactACACGTACCCCAGAAataggattgctggattatatggtagttgtagttttaatttttttgaggaactctcATACTGTTTACATAGTGGTTGCACCATGctacattcctatcagcaatgcacaagtgtcctgatttctccatatccttgccaacattttattttttaacagtggtcatcctagtgggtgtgaggtgACCCTCATCGTGGTTGTGATTTGCCTTTTTTGATGgttagtgatgtggagcatcatTTCATAGGTTCATTGGCCATTTATACATCTTCTTTCAAGGAATGTCTGTACAGGCTCTTTGTCCTTTCTTCCATTGGGCTACTTGTTGCCTTGTGACGAAGTTCGTAggagttttttgtatattaacttattGTCAAATACATGGTTTgcacatatttttcccattctattcGTTGTCTCTTCACTCTCTAGATTGTATCCTTTGGTGCATTTGAAGTTTTATAGACCCCATTTGTCTATGTTTACTTGTTTGCTGGTGCTTTGGTATCGTAGTCAGGAAATCACTGCCAGGTCCgtggatcctgggtggctcagtcagtaagcataTGACTcaatgtcagctcaggtcttgatctcagggttgtgagttcaggccccatattaggctccaccctgggtatggagcctgtttacaaaaagaaagaaatcattggcAGATCTAATATTGTGAATCTTTTCCTTATGTTTCCTTTCAagcattttatctataaaatagatatctattttggggtttttttttaaacattactcttacatatgttttctcattttcagtgtatgattctttcacttctttcattAGTCTTGTTCCTGAATATCTTACCTTTTTCAGTGTTGTGGTAAATGGAGTTGTGTTCTTGAGTTCCACTTCAAATTGTTCATTGTTAACATCTAGAGATGCAACTGCTTCTTGGTgtgttggttttcatttctgcaaccttgttgaatttgtttactgcttctaatttttttaatccttacgATTTCTACGTATAAGATTATGGTATATGCAAAtatgattcttcttcttcctttccagtttggatgcgttttgtttcttttacttgcctaattgctctggctaagtTTTCTAGTACTATATTTGATGGAAAGGCCAGAgtaaagaactttattttgatcctatttttagaggaaaagtttgAGTCTTTTGCTATTTTGTACAttagttgggattttttttttcatatttggtaTTTATGATGTTTAATTGGTTTACTTTTACTCCTAGTTTAGTAAGAGTTCTTTTCATGAAAGAGTATTAAGTCTcgtgaagtgaaaaaaataaacagcatacaaagtcagatgcttttaccatctgaaccacctaggtgcccccctttgcacattctttttttgtttcttaaattacacttaggaatgaaatcatatggtatttgtgtttctctgactcccttatttcacttagcattactcTTTAGCTCCATGTACGTCATTCCAAATgacgagatttcattcttttgtataactgaataatactccatcgCATAtgtaccacgtcttctttatccattcatctattctttCTAGAGTTCCTTgagagatttatatatatatttttttttttttttttttctgtatgtgtttaTAGCATTAAGCTCTCCTAGAAATCTTTTGCTGCAGCCTAAATGTTTTGGTATATTGGGTTTccttgtttcatttgtttcaagatactatgtatttatgtaagaaagagaacccaggagtgggtgggggcagggggaaaggagagggagaatcttaagcaggcgcCACACTCACTGCagaacccagcacagggctcgatctcaagatactgagatcatgatctgagccaaatcaGGAGTcgaaggcttaaccaactgagccacccagatggcctcAAGATGCTTTTTAATTTCCCCCTTAAGTTAACCTAggaaaaagtttttcttctttgacctgttgGTTGTTAAGAGAACGTTGTTTCATAATTGGCTCTTTATACATCTGAGACTTCACTAATGTGGTGGTCACTGGCCAGGCACATGTgacaatttacattaaaattaattaaaattatataaaattttatataattgagaAAATTCACTTTCTCAATCACACTCGCCATATATATCAGATATGTAATAACCACATACCATATTGGGCAGCACTAGTAgacagtatttcctttttacGGTACGATCTATTGGAGTCTTGATATAGATAGAATAATAGTTGTCAACCAGGTGCAATTTTGTCCGCCATGGGACGTATGGCAATATCTGGAAACATGTTTGATTTCACAGGTAGGGGATCCGTGTTTTACTGGCACCTAGTGGGTGGAGTTCCAGAAAGCTGTTAAAATCCCGTAAttcacaggacagccccccaacAAAGGCTCATCCGGCCCACATGCCAGTAGTTTTGACGGTGAAAACCTTTGACCTATAATATGTTTCAGCAGGACGTGGAGGGCTCgttgttttttccctctgattgGCCAGTTGACTAGACCCCCTCTGCTGTGTGTATTCAATCCATCCTCTGCTTACTGCTAGTGAACTTTAGGCTAAAAATGTGTTTTGgtattcttggttttttttttttttttttttttcacttaaatggtGGAGAAGGTCCTATTCCTTGCTAATTagcatgcaattttttttaaagtgaaattgatAGTTAAGGTCCTTTACAATGaaagaatacatatttaattttatttttttattttttaaagattttctttatttattcatgagaaagacacagagggagagagaggcacagacacaggcagagggagaagcaggctccacgcagaagcctgacgtgggactcgatcctgggtctccaggatcacaccctgggccgaaggcagtcaccaaaccactgagccacccgggcggcccagcatacaattttaaaaaatcgacTTTTGCTGTCTTACAGGTTCTTTGACTCTGCACATATAGACAAATCTCTGTTTCTGGCTCATCATGGCTTCCACTTCAAGGTAAGTGCCTTTGATGAAAGCCTTTATGAAGGGCCACACCCAGGACATTTTTAGCTCTTGGTCCTGCTGGCCTCACTAAGCATATGGTgtctaggaaagaaaaaggaggaagagagagcacaaaagggAGATTGAGGAAAGATGAGGCAAGCAGGGTAGTGCATGTGGTATAGGTGAGGCTTTGTAGCTCCAGGGTCTGCACTGTGtctgaaaatgtgatttatttctctcatcttatttttttttttaagatttatattatatataaatcagagagagggagagagagcacaagtgggagttagagagagagggagaacacgcTCCAGattgagcacggagcccgatgtgggactcgacctcatgaccccgagatcaggatccaagctgaaaccaacagttggtcacataactgactgtgccatccaggcgccccctccTCATCTTTTAATGCACAAGGTGCTTGCTACTGGACTACCATGGTCCCTGCAAGCTTTACCATTCCATGagtcttctttccttatttttttcaagtttttacttaaattctagttagttaacatatactgtaatattgGTTCAAGACTAgtgtttagtgattcatcacttacctataacacccagtgctcatcacaagtgccctcctcactgccAATCACCACGCCAATCCcatgccctccttccctccagcaagcCTGTTGTTCTCTGTACTAAAGAATCTCTTATAGTATACCTCccactcttttccttccttccccatattcgtttgttgttgttgttgttgttttcttgttgttgttgttttaattccacgtatgagtgaaatcatctggtattttcTCTGAATGACTGACTTTGCTTAACATATAGAATACACTCTAGGTCCTTTCTTTGGTGttagtagtgatctctcctttctcatcatgattttattagtttgagtgttttctgtcttcttttaaataaggctggctaatggtttatctaccttcttaattgtttcaaagaaccaactcctggttttgttgatcttttccacagttcttctggtctctatttcattgagttctgctcgagtcttttttaaccctcttcttctgctgggtgttggatctatttgctgtctttcaCCAGCTCCCTTAGGTGGAAGGTTAGCTtttctatttgagttttttccagtttttggatggatgcttgtattgcgatgtatttccccctcaggactgcttttgctgtatcccaaagattttgaatggtggtgtcttcattctcattagtttccatgaatctttttaattcttctctaatttcgtggttgaccctttcaccttgtagcaggatggtccttaacctccacgtatttgaaatccttccaaacttcttcttgtgatttagttctagtttcaaagcattatggtctgaaaatacacagggtcgatcccaatcttttggtatcaattaagacctgatgtgtgacccagtttgtggtctcttctggagaaagccccacgtgcacttgagaagaatgtgtattcagttgcgtttgcatgtaaagttctataaatatctgtgaaatccatctggtccagtgtatcatttaaagctcctgtttctttggagatgttgtgcttaaaagACCTGTGGATTGCAGAAAGCGCtccattgaagtcaccaagtataagtgtattattatctaagtatgtcttaactttggttattaatcgattgatatacttggcggcTCACGCATCCGGGCCATAAATATTcgtgattgttaggtcctcttgttggatagatcctttaagtatgatatagtgtccctcttcacctctcactacagtctttgggacaaactttaatttatctgatataaggatggctacccctgcatttagtgaggactatttgaatggtacacagttctccaaccttttattttcaggctgtaggtgtcctgatgtctaaaatgagtctcttggagacagcaaatggatgggtcttgcctttttttatccagtctgaaaccctgcgtccttttgatggggtcattaagcccattcacgttcagagttactattgacagatatggatttagtgtcatcatgatacctattcagtccctgtttttgtggattgtttccttggacttcccctttcttttacagggtccccccttaatatttctggcagagccggcttggtggtcacatatcctgtcagtttctgcctctcttggaagctctttatctctccttctattctgaatgagagccttgctggataaagtattcttggctgcaggttcctctcatttaggaccctgactgtATCCTGCCGGCCCTTTCTCacctcccaggtctctgtggagaggtctgctgttgtCCTAaagcttctccccataaaagttagtaatttcttgtctcttgctgcattaaggatcttctctttatctttggaatttgcaagttccagtattaaatgttaaatgttgagcggtttttatggatttaaggggggtgggggtgatctCTCTAgctcctggatctaaatgcctgtttcccttcccaagttaggaaagttttcagctatgatttgttcaaatacataatctggacctctgtcccttttggcgccctcgggaaccccaattaaatgtagatttttccttctgaggctgtcatttatttcccttaacctatcctcatggtctcttaattgtctttcttttcttccctcagtttccgcccttgccatcaacttgtcttctgtgtcactcactcgttcttctccctcgttaaccctggtcgttaggacctccagtttggattgcatctcattcaactgatttttaatttcggcctgattagatctaaatcctacagtcatgaagtctcttgagtcctttatgcttttttctagagccaccagtagctttataactgtgcttctgaattggctttctgacattgaattgtaatccaaatgttgtaactctgtgggagagaggactgtttctgatttctttctttggaggtgagtttttccttctagccaTTTTACTCAGTGcggagtggccaaaaacaagttgtactggaataacgagaaagagagagagagagaaaaaaagaaaagaagaaataaaaaagaattaaaaagggggggggtggggaaacaacagaaacaaacagaaaagaaaaaaacaagggggagtatcctctgatcctatatactgtaaatccctcggcttcccctggaactttccagtgctgcttggtcaataccttgcttttcccctgaccttctagctggtcttctgagggaggggcctgctgtgctgattctcgggtgtgtgcacctggggagctgcccaggcccctgccaggtgtatggctcagtgggagttgtttatctgtgaggcccctgctcagtcccaggtacagggtgacaccaggagggacaacaacaGTGGGGGCGGCCAGCTgtgcagctctggagtcagctcccgcagtgactactgcagctcccagtgtgcaggggcctggatgctccaggggcgggccCGCCGATCTGTACAGCTCGGGCCGCCCGGGGGCAGGAGCCAcctggctgtcctgtgtcctcccggcctctgcctgacCTGGGGGAGCACccgatcctgggctgtgtcccccggcgccctgggctctgggacctGTGACACTGTGAATGGACCTAAAGTGTAGGTCCAcgatgtataatttaaaagcatcagagtgAATTTTGTTTGAAGTTAACTTATactttattacaataaaactCATAAGCCATTTTACAggttaaagaaaaactcaaaatatagaaacagtgaAATGACACGGGAAGGGCAAGCCTCCGTTGGGCTGCAGGCATGACGAGCCCTGcggtgggagctggggcgggctccCGAGGTGGTCAGGGGGCTGCGCAGAGGTTGAAGCCAGTTGTCCCAGAGGCAATTGGCGGCTCTGGCACTCTGGGGACCCCGATTGCAGGTGCCAGGGCCTGCTCCTCCTCCGGGGTGGCCGCAGGTGCACGTGGCTCGTCCAGGGCGCAGCCGTGATCTAGAGCAGTGACCACTATCTGCAGGGGCTTCGCCTCCCCAGCTGGCACCTCAGCTGGGgccaagccctcagccccagcagccagggcGGCCTCGAGCACTTCAGGCCCATCCGAGGCAGCAGGCCCCACAGTTGGGGCTGGGGCGGGCTCCGGAAGTGCTTCAGGGTCTTTTGCTCGGGCCGAAGCTGTAGCTCCAAGAAGACAAGGTATCACCACCAGGACGGACTTTCCACGTCCCTCCCAAATCAAGGACACTCTTCCAACCGCTCaaagagccctgggaggtgtcCACAGCCTGCAGCTCGTGGGGATGGGGTGTGAGCCGAACCCCTGCTCCCGGCCCAGCTGCACGGACGCTGGATCCGTGgggcccaccctgtccccagctcggccacccccaggcctcctcacccccagcctctggctccgcTGCATGGAGGCGTCTGAGTTGTTGCAGGTAACGCCGGGCACGGAGCTCCACGTCTGTGCCTGGCATGCGCTGCCTTATGAATTCCAGAATCTTCTTCAGGGAGGCAGATTGGGGGAGCCGACAAAAGTCCTCCTGATAATAGTCCATCCATATCTCCAGGATGCAGcagatggccctggggagggacaggtgggcacaggggtcagaagacagggctccctcacaccgaggtgtcccggggaagccctgcaggacccGGGGCCTCGGCCTCCCGTGCGGGGCTGTCAGAGGCCAGTCCTGCTCCTCGTCCACCTGCCACCTGGcggtcctgcctgccacaggcctgctccccgAGGAGGGGCTGGCACGAAGCCTCTGTGCGGGGGAGCCCACGCCCAGCGGTGTGACCATCACGGTCTTTGCTGGGA
Above is a window of Canis lupus familiaris isolate Mischka breed German Shepherd unplaced genomic scaffold, alternate assembly UU_Cfam_GSD_1.0 chrUn_S57H216, whole genome shotgun sequence DNA encoding:
- the LOC119879299 gene encoding ral guanine nucleotide dissociation stimulator-like isoform X2 yields the protein MFSCCRPTSGGSGSQEPQGCRLFQCCRLWLQHKNQRLRAFIRRRRQGARASAGKAPPICPTKPSRTELLEQEFQQLLPALLRRDVISVFIFLDNCHGFATTDEVLDLLFTKYGCIAAACGGDDAVLQRWKLAICCILEIWMDYYQEDFCRLPQSASLKKILEFIRQRMPGTDVELRARRYLQQLRRLHAAEPEAGASARAKDPEALPEPAPAPTVGPAASDGPEVLEAALAAGAEGLAPAEVPAGEAKPLQIVVTALDHGCALDEPRAPAATPEEEQALAPAIGVPRVPEPPIASGTTGFNLCAAP
- the LOC119879299 gene encoding ral guanine nucleotide dissociation stimulator-like isoform X1, whose translation is MFSCCRPTSGGSGSQEPQGCRLFQCCRLWLQHKNQRLRAFIRRRRQGARASAGKAPPICPTKPSRTELLEQEFQQLLPALLRRDVISVFIFLDNCHGFATTDEVLDLLFTKYGCIAAACGGDDAVLQRWKLAICCILEIWMDYYQEDFCRLPQSASLKKILEFIRQRMPGTDVELRARRYLQQLRRLHAAEPEAGATASARAKDPEALPEPAPAPTVGPAASDGPEVLEAALAAGAEGLAPAEVPAGEAKPLQIVVTALDHGCALDEPRAPAATPEEEQALAPAIGVPRVPEPPIASGTTGFNLCAAP